Proteins from one bacterium genomic window:
- the bamA gene encoding outer membrane protein assembly factor BamA encodes MRIRSTAAYFVFCIMTSLILGAGWESLPVREIDVQGNRKIERQAILHKIQTKIGETFSPQKVDEDIKAVYNIGYFENIEVDVKEIEGGLSVTYIVTERPLIKKITFSGNKKIKTETLQEKIDITTGSIFNPYLVKRNVQGLTQYYKDEGYYRVQIDSRTEKISEEQVELIFDIQEGKKVKIRKVIIEGNRNFSDKEIKKILKTKKRRFYSFITSSGYLKKEALSQDIQKIEDFYFNQGFIQVAVQEPAISFDPEKQGLVITFTLSEGDQYRIGKISIQGNKVVSTPEIQKQLQIREGELFNRAKLRQDVSAVQDIYADQGYLFTRVSPLTHEIPEEKKIDITLDVEEGGLTSVNRIRITGNTKTRDKVIRREIEVQEGDIFRSRKVRQSYNNINNLGFFEEVNLDIQPDPERNKVDLAVKVKERMTGQMSIGGGYSSVDHFVGTAEIKQGNLFGLGEQLFLSAEIAGNGERSTYDLGFTEPWLFDIPLSAGFDIYYLDRELEDYTKTSRGGDIRLGYPVAEYTHLFGTYLNENVNIEVDDPDSASEDIKEAAGRSTTSSTRLSLIRDSRDNRIKPTTGSLNKLSFQFAGGFLGGSNYFTKTMLESGWHFPIWKQLVLSLHAKAGYTRGYAGRSLPVFERFYVGGLDSVRGYRDRSIGRKDADGDPVGGNKSIVTNVELHFPIYDIIRGVLFWDAGNVYEQREKFVHRPLRMGAGIGVRFFTPIGPLRLDWGRIINYRPEEDGRDRSQIHFAIGTYF; translated from the coding sequence ATGCGAATCCGAAGCACAGCCGCCTATTTTGTATTCTGCATTATGACCAGTCTTATTCTGGGAGCAGGATGGGAGAGTCTGCCTGTCAGAGAGATTGATGTTCAGGGTAACCGGAAGATCGAGAGGCAGGCCATCCTGCATAAGATCCAGACAAAAATCGGCGAGACATTCAGCCCTCAGAAGGTTGACGAGGATATTAAGGCCGTCTACAATATCGGATACTTTGAGAATATCGAGGTAGACGTCAAAGAAATTGAAGGAGGCCTTTCGGTAACGTATATAGTTACTGAAAGGCCTTTGATCAAAAAAATCACCTTTTCCGGCAACAAGAAGATCAAAACCGAAACCCTCCAGGAAAAGATCGATATTACCACGGGAAGTATTTTCAACCCCTACCTGGTTAAAAGAAATGTTCAAGGTCTGACTCAATACTATAAAGATGAGGGGTATTATCGGGTTCAGATTGATTCCCGGACGGAAAAGATTTCCGAAGAGCAGGTCGAGCTTATCTTTGATATTCAGGAAGGAAAAAAAGTTAAAATCCGGAAGGTAATCATTGAGGGGAACCGGAATTTCTCGGACAAAGAGATCAAGAAGATCCTGAAAACCAAAAAGCGTCGTTTTTACTCGTTTATTACTTCTTCAGGATACCTGAAAAAGGAAGCCCTGTCTCAGGATATCCAAAAGATCGAAGACTTCTACTTTAATCAGGGATTCATTCAGGTTGCTGTCCAGGAGCCGGCAATTTCCTTTGATCCGGAAAAACAGGGTCTGGTCATTACCTTTACCCTGTCGGAGGGGGATCAATACCGGATTGGAAAGATCAGCATTCAGGGGAACAAGGTCGTTTCTACGCCGGAAATTCAGAAGCAGCTTCAGATCAGGGAAGGGGAACTCTTTAACCGGGCCAAACTGCGTCAGGATGTCTCGGCAGTCCAGGACATATACGCCGATCAGGGATATTTATTTACCCGTGTCTCTCCGTTGACTCATGAAATACCCGAAGAGAAAAAAATCGATATTACTCTGGACGTTGAGGAGGGAGGTCTGACCTCCGTAAACCGGATCAGGATTACGGGCAATACCAAGACCAGGGATAAAGTTATCCGCCGGGAGATCGAAGTCCAGGAGGGTGATATATTCCGCAGCCGCAAGGTCCGGCAAAGCTACAATAATATCAACAATCTGGGATTCTTTGAGGAAGTCAACCTGGACATTCAGCCCGATCCGGAAAGGAATAAGGTGGATTTAGCCGTCAAGGTCAAGGAGCGCATGACCGGACAAATGAGCATTGGCGGGGGCTACAGCTCAGTGGATCATTTCGTGGGAACGGCAGAAATCAAGCAGGGGAATTTATTCGGCCTGGGAGAACAACTGTTTCTCTCTGCTGAAATTGCCGGTAACGGCGAGCGAAGCACCTATGACCTGGGCTTCACCGAACCCTGGTTGTTCGATATTCCCTTAAGTGCAGGCTTTGATATTTACTACCTGGATAGAGAGTTGGAAGATTACACCAAAACATCCAGGGGAGGAGATATCCGGCTCGGCTATCCGGTGGCCGAGTATACTCATCTCTTTGGGACCTATTTGAACGAAAACGTGAATATCGAGGTGGATGATCCTGATTCGGCATCGGAAGATATCAAGGAGGCAGCAGGCAGATCCACGACCAGCAGCACCCGGTTATCATTAATCAGGGACAGCAGGGACAACCGGATAAAACCGACAACCGGCTCGCTCAATAAGCTTTCTTTTCAGTTTGCCGGAGGCTTTCTGGGAGGGAGCAATTACTTTACCAAGACGATGCTGGAGAGTGGATGGCATTTTCCGATCTGGAAACAACTGGTCCTCTCCCTTCACGCCAAGGCTGGCTATACCAGAGGGTATGCAGGGCGGAGTCTCCCCGTTTTTGAGCGGTTTTATGTGGGAGGACTGGATTCCGTGCGGGGATACCGGGACCGGTCCATCGGGCGAAAAGACGCTGATGGTGATCCTGTCGGCGGGAATAAATCAATCGTGACCAATGTGGAGCTGCATTTCCCCATCTACGACATCATTCGGGGGGTCCTGTTCTGGGATGCGGGAAACGTCTATGAGCAGCGGGAGAAATTTGTTCACCGGCCATTGAGAATGGGAGCCGGGATCGGTGTCCGCTTTTTTACCCCAATAGGGCCCTTGCGACTGGATTGGGGAAGGATAATAAACTATCGCCCTGAGGAAGATGGTCGCGATCGGTCTCAGATCCATTTTGCCATCGGCACCTATTTTTAG
- a CDS encoding ATP-dependent Clp protease ATP-binding subunit, whose protein sequence is MFERFTERARRTIVLAREEAIRLGNPYLGTEHVLLGLVKKDDNTAVKILRESNIELDEIRFEVERRISKQVAKPEVGEIPFTPRSKKVLELAIDEAKLMGHNYIGTGHLLLGLMREGEGIGAGVLEDLRLDLSEVRKKVMEYANASKYDLKEAPKTETLDEFGRDITKLARSGKLDPVIGRDDEIERVIQILSRRTKNNPALIGEPGVGKTAIVEGLAQRIVDNSVPRLLSNKRIVTLDLGLLVAGTKYRGQFEERLKAIMKEISQADNIILFIDELHTLVGAGAAEGSIDASNMLKPALSRGELQCIGATTLGEYRKYIEKDGALERRFQTVMVNPPTVEQTIHIIKGLQNRYEEHHGVHFSDEAISEAVKLSDRYITDRFLPDKAIDVIDEAGSRARVNSTALPAELKEIKAKIEETKREKETAIRIQDFEKAASLRDMERKMRLKFETLSKKWFEKQKKATLTVTAEDVAYVVSKWTGIPLFKLEEKESTRLLHLEDELHRKIIGQDEAIRAIARAIKRSRTGVKSINRPIGSFIFLGPTGVGKTELAKRLAEILFGKEDAIIRIDMSEYSEKFSVSRLVGAPPGYVGYEEGGQLTERVRRRPYSVVLIDEIEKANPEIFNILLQVLDEGRLTDSHGRHVDFKNTVLIMTSNLATRNIEQKTTVGFQKADEVFSYKRMKDTIMDALKKTFNPEFINRIDETIVFHALNQEHIRKIMGLAIQELNHRLESKNLYVELKPEAEEWLLKKGYQPDYGARPVKRVIQRYVEDPISEELLKGNFKEGDILQIGVENGEITFAKKSLRKELVLL, encoded by the coding sequence ATGTTTGAACGATTTACCGAAAGAGCAAGAAGAACCATTGTCCTGGCCCGTGAGGAAGCGATAAGGTTGGGAAACCCATATCTCGGAACGGAGCATGTACTCTTGGGACTGGTCAAGAAGGACGATAATACGGCCGTAAAAATCCTGAGGGAAAGTAATATTGAACTGGATGAAATTCGGTTCGAGGTGGAGAGAAGAATTTCGAAGCAGGTGGCCAAGCCTGAAGTTGGAGAGATTCCGTTCACACCCCGATCCAAGAAAGTGCTTGAGCTGGCTATTGATGAAGCAAAGCTGATGGGACACAATTATATCGGGACCGGCCATTTGCTCCTTGGATTGATGCGGGAAGGAGAGGGGATCGGTGCCGGTGTGCTGGAAGACCTGCGGCTCGACCTGTCGGAAGTGCGAAAGAAAGTCATGGAGTATGCCAATGCCTCCAAGTATGATCTGAAAGAGGCCCCAAAGACAGAAACTCTGGATGAGTTTGGCCGGGACATCACCAAACTGGCGCGGAGCGGAAAGCTCGATCCGGTCATTGGCCGGGACGATGAAATCGAGCGGGTTATCCAGATTCTGAGCCGACGGACCAAAAATAACCCGGCCCTGATCGGAGAGCCGGGAGTTGGAAAAACAGCTATTGTCGAAGGACTGGCTCAGCGGATCGTCGATAATTCCGTTCCGCGGCTGTTGTCCAATAAAAGGATCGTGACCCTGGACCTGGGTCTTCTGGTGGCCGGGACCAAATACCGTGGCCAGTTTGAAGAACGGCTCAAGGCCATCATGAAGGAAATTTCCCAGGCTGATAATATTATCCTTTTCATCGACGAGCTGCATACACTTGTAGGTGCCGGAGCCGCCGAAGGTTCGATCGATGCTTCCAACATGCTGAAACCTGCTCTGTCGAGAGGAGAATTGCAGTGCATCGGCGCTACGACGCTGGGAGAATACCGGAAATACATCGAAAAGGACGGCGCTCTGGAACGCAGGTTTCAAACCGTGATGGTGAATCCTCCAACCGTGGAACAGACCATCCACATCATCAAAGGGCTGCAAAACCGGTACGAAGAGCATCACGGCGTTCACTTCAGTGACGAGGCTATTAGTGAGGCTGTCAAACTGTCCGACCGGTATATCACCGACCGCTTTTTACCGGATAAGGCCATTGACGTAATCGATGAAGCGGGCTCCCGGGCCAGGGTAAACAGCACAGCCCTGCCTGCCGAGCTGAAGGAAATCAAGGCTAAAATTGAAGAGACCAAGCGGGAAAAAGAGACAGCCATCCGTATCCAGGATTTTGAAAAAGCCGCTTCCCTGCGTGATATGGAAAGAAAGATGCGGCTGAAGTTTGAAACCCTGAGCAAAAAGTGGTTTGAAAAGCAAAAGAAAGCCACTCTGACCGTGACCGCCGAGGATGTCGCCTATGTGGTATCCAAATGGACCGGTATTCCGCTCTTCAAGCTGGAAGAAAAAGAATCGACCAGACTGCTGCATCTGGAAGATGAATTGCACAGAAAAATCATCGGCCAGGATGAGGCCATCCGGGCTATAGCCCGGGCCATCAAACGGTCCCGTACGGGGGTCAAAAGCATCAACCGTCCTATCGGCTCCTTTATTTTCCTCGGCCCTACCGGGGTGGGGAAAACAGAACTGGCCAAGAGGCTGGCCGAGATTCTATTCGGCAAGGAAGATGCCATAATCCGGATTGACATGTCAGAGTACAGCGAAAAATTTTCGGTCTCCCGGCTGGTTGGCGCACCTCCGGGATATGTGGGCTACGAGGAAGGCGGACAGTTGACCGAGCGGGTGCGCAGGCGGCCTTACTCGGTGGTTTTGATCGATGAAATTGAAAAAGCCAATCCGGAAATATTCAACATCCTGCTGCAGGTTCTGGATGAGGGCCGGTTAACCGACAGTCACGGACGGCATGTGGATTTCAAGAATACGGTTCTCATTATGACCTCCAATCTTGCAACTCGGAACATTGAGCAGAAGACAACCGTTGGCTTTCAAAAAGCAGATGAGGTTTTCTCCTATAAACGGATGAAGGATACCATCATGGATGCTCTGAAAAAAACCTTCAATCCGGAATTCATCAACCGGATTGATGAGACTATTGTTTTCCATGCTCTGAATCAGGAACATATCCGCAAGATCATGGGGCTGGCCATTCAAGAGCTGAACCATCGGCTGGAGAGTAAGAATCTTTATGTGGAGCTGAAGCCGGAGGCAGAGGAGTGGCTCTTGAAGAAAGGGTATCAGCCTGATTATGGCGCTCGTCCGGTCAAGCGGGTCATCCAGCGGTATGTCGAGGATCCGATCTCTGAAGAGCTGCTGAAGGGAAATTTCAAGGAAGGAGATATCCTCCAGATCGGAGTCGAGAATGGAGAGATTACCTTCGCCAAGAAGAGTCTGCGAAAGGAACTTGTACTTTTGTAG
- a CDS encoding ABC transporter ATP-binding protein encodes MTIIEVRDVYKSYINGKGELKVLEDITLDIEHGKIFSIVGASGAGKSTLLHILGALDRPSRGELWYNGKNLFSLNDRELARFRNQKIGFVFQFHHLLPEFSAQENVMMPIIINRQNRKIAELRANQLLAEVGLQGREHHKPGELSGGEQQRVAIARALSNKPELLLADEPTGNLDSQTSEKIYALLQQINRERNVTIIMVTHNEILGSRADYCLNLSDGKLKFM; translated from the coding sequence ATGACAATTATTGAGGTTCGGGATGTTTATAAATCCTACATTAATGGCAAAGGTGAGCTGAAGGTCCTTGAGGATATTACCCTTGATATCGAGCATGGGAAAATTTTCAGCATTGTGGGGGCTTCGGGTGCAGGAAAAAGCACTCTGCTCCATATCTTAGGGGCCCTTGACCGCCCCTCGCGCGGAGAATTATGGTATAATGGTAAGAATCTGTTTTCCTTAAACGATCGGGAACTGGCCCGGTTCCGGAACCAAAAGATCGGTTTCGTTTTTCAATTTCACCATCTGCTGCCGGAATTCAGTGCACAGGAAAATGTCATGATGCCGATAATAATTAACAGGCAAAACCGCAAGATAGCCGAGCTGCGGGCTAACCAGTTGCTGGCAGAGGTTGGATTGCAGGGCAGGGAACATCATAAACCGGGCGAACTCTCAGGAGGAGAACAACAACGGGTGGCCATTGCTCGCGCTCTTTCTAATAAACCCGAGTTGCTTTTGGCTGACGAGCCAACGGGAAATCTCGACTCGCAGACGAGTGAGAAGATTTACGCCTTGCTCCAGCAAATCAATCGGGAACGCAATGTTACGATAATCATGGTAACCCATAACGAAATTTTGGGAAGCAGGGCTGATTATTGCTTAAATCTATCCGATGGAAAGTTAAAGTTTATGTAG
- a CDS encoding lipoprotein-releasing ABC transporter permease subunit has product MPYELMIGLRYLKAKRKQTVISVISIISIGGVALGVMALIIVLAVMSGFEMDLRDKILGTNSHIVVLEYNGQGIENYAGLISKIAKVPGVRSSAPFIYGQVMLSSSRSASGLVLRGVDPKEELQVTDLARNIVSGDLRQLETPSPGDAQPQMAGIVLGQELARNLGVFVGDVITAISPVERISPMGLAPKFLRFKVVAVFNSGMYEYDSSLAYVSIKTAQRLFNMKNMVTGVEVKVDNIFQAQDISREIQKTLGFPYWTRDWMEMNKNLFSALKLEKLAMFVILVLIILVAAFNIISTLVMMVMEKNKDIAILKSMGATARSILLIFIIEGLIIGLVGTFLGCLGGTLACWIADTYHLIKLQGDVYYISYLPFKMKLVDILLVSSSSLLISFLATVYPAWQASRLDPVVSLRYE; this is encoded by the coding sequence ATGCCCTATGAGCTTATGATCGGGCTGCGCTACCTGAAGGCCAAGCGAAAGCAGACCGTGATTTCGGTTATCAGTATTATCTCGATCGGCGGTGTGGCCCTCGGAGTTATGGCCTTAATCATCGTTCTTGCGGTCATGAGCGGTTTTGAAATGGATTTGCGGGATAAGATTCTCGGCACCAATTCACATATCGTCGTCCTGGAATATAATGGCCAGGGTATCGAGAATTATGCAGGGCTCATATCGAAGATAGCCAAGGTGCCCGGAGTCCGGTCCTCAGCTCCCTTCATCTACGGTCAGGTCATGCTTTCCTCCAGCCGGAGTGCCTCCGGACTGGTCTTGCGGGGAGTTGATCCGAAGGAGGAACTTCAGGTGACCGATCTTGCCCGCAATATTGTAAGCGGAGACCTCCGGCAACTGGAAACCCCTTCACCGGGCGATGCTCAGCCGCAGATGGCCGGGATTGTACTTGGGCAGGAGCTGGCCAGAAACCTTGGCGTGTTTGTGGGAGATGTCATTACCGCCATCTCGCCGGTGGAGCGGATATCTCCGATGGGTCTTGCTCCCAAATTTTTGCGGTTTAAGGTAGTAGCTGTCTTTAATTCGGGGATGTATGAGTATGACAGCAGCCTGGCTTACGTTTCCATAAAAACGGCTCAACGCCTGTTCAACATGAAAAATATGGTTACCGGCGTTGAGGTCAAGGTTGACAATATCTTTCAGGCCCAGGATATTTCCCGGGAAATTCAAAAAACCCTGGGATTTCCCTACTGGACGCGGGACTGGATGGAGATGAACAAGAACCTGTTTTCCGCTCTTAAACTGGAAAAACTGGCCATGTTCGTTATCCTGGTCCTGATCATTCTGGTCGCTGCCTTCAATATTATCAGTACGCTGGTGATGATGGTCATGGAAAAGAACAAAGACATCGCCATTCTCAAGTCCATGGGAGCCACGGCCCGTAGCATTTTACTGATTTTTATTATCGAGGGACTGATTATCGGCCTGGTCGGGACGTTTCTCGGCTGTCTGGGAGGAACCCTGGCCTGCTGGATTGCCGATACCTACCATTTGATTAAGCTTCAGGGAGATGTGTACTATATCAGCTATCTGCCATTCAAGATGAAGCTGGTGGACATTCTTCTGGTCTCTTCTTCCTCGCTGCTGATCAGTTTTCTGGCAACCGTGTATCCGGCCTGGCAGGCTTCGAGGCTCGATCCGGTCGTATCCCTGAGGTATGAATGA
- the prfB gene encoding peptide chain release factor 2 (programmed frameshift) — protein sequence MYEEYISEYQKLKSKMENLRGYLDLEGKRKRLGELDDQMGASNFWSNSETAQAVIQERSALMEWVEKISLQEKHLEELEVAIELGQESGDQSMAEEVKNLLKVLQEGVTQLEIQALLSDEDDHRNAIVSIHSGAGGTESQDWAGMLLRMYLRWAEKRGFRVQQVDLLPGSEAGIKSVTFMVYGNYAYGLLRGETGVHRLVRISPFDANRRRHTSFASVSVYPEIDENIEVEIDETDLRIDTYRSSGAGGQHVNVTDSAVRITHIPSGIVVQCQNERSQHQNRAVAMNILRARLYELEKEEQQKKRDALEEGKREIAWGSQIRSYVFQPYQLVKDHRTNLEIGNIEAVMNGEVDSFIQAYLRLKV from the exons ATGTATGAGGAATATATTTCCGAGTACCAAAAATTAAAATCCAAGATGGAAAACCTTCGAGGTTACCTT GACCTTGAAGGAAAACGGAAACGGCTGGGAGAGCTCGATGATCAAATGGGAGCTTCCAATTTCTGGTCGAACAGCGAGACAGCCCAGGCAGTGATTCAGGAGCGCTCGGCCCTCATGGAATGGGTTGAAAAAATCTCCCTGCAGGAAAAACACCTGGAGGAGCTTGAGGTAGCTATCGAACTGGGTCAGGAGAGCGGTGACCAGTCGATGGCCGAGGAGGTGAAAAATCTTCTGAAAGTGCTCCAGGAGGGAGTGACCCAACTGGAAATTCAGGCGCTTTTGAGTGATGAGGATGATCATCGCAATGCAATCGTTTCCATTCATTCCGGGGCAGGGGGAACCGAATCCCAGGACTGGGCCGGAATGCTGCTCCGGATGTATCTTCGCTGGGCGGAGAAACGAGGGTTCCGGGTCCAGCAGGTCGATCTTCTGCCCGGCAGCGAAGCCGGAATTAAAAGTGTTACTTTCATGGTTTATGGAAATTATGCCTATGGGCTTTTACGGGGTGAGACAGGAGTCCATCGCCTGGTCAGGATTTCTCCGTTCGATGCCAACCGCAGAAGGCATACTTCCTTTGCCTCGGTGTCTGTCTATCCGGAGATCGACGAAAATATCGAGGTGGAAATCGACGAAACGGACCTGCGGATAGATACCTACCGCTCCAGTGGAGCCGGCGGGCAGCATGTCAATGTCACCGACTCGGCGGTCCGGATCACCCATATTCCCAGCGGGATCGTCGTGCAGTGTCAAAACGAGCGCTCCCAGCATCAGAACCGGGCAGTGGCCATGAACATTTTGCGTGCCCGATTATACGAATTGGAGAAAGAGGAGCAGCAGAAAAAACGGGATGCCCTGGAAGAGGGAAAACGAGAGATCGCCTGGGGGAGCCAGATTCGCTCCTACGTTTTCCAGCCGTATCAGTTGGTGAAAGATCATCGCACCAACCTTGAGATTGGTAATATCGAGGCGGTCATGAATGGGGAGGTAGATTCTTTCATTCAGGCATATCTCAGGTTGAAGGTGTAA
- the lnt gene encoding apolipoprotein N-acyltransferase, protein MRHHKLSIQHICLALLSGGLLTLAFPRFNISILAWVGLVPLLFALERASSLRSSFALGWICGLAYFGGTLYWVAETMAVYGHIVLWQSVLISLALVSYLSLYIGGFALLRNWLRRFFPPMLALVIAPLIWTSLEFLRAHLLTGFPWSTLGYSQYSHLQLVQFSDITGIYGVSFVLTLVNSGLAVLLEYILARRAKGSAVSFTSAMGAFVILVTVIGLIEGYGAYKLHSRKLQAEDVLSVGIIQGNIPQEEKWDHRLQDLVYGSYQSLTLLAAEQKPDIIIWPETSAPFINEQYGEYLERISPLVQKAKVAMVVGSPRIERESTGKVQLKNSAFLLAPDGKIVDYYDKIHLVPFGEYLPLGEILSHLGTVVNEVGEFSPGDRYTTFHLGQWRFGLVICYEVIFPDLFREFARQGVNFMVNITNDAWFDQSSAPYQHFSMAVFRAIENGVSVVRVANSGISGFIDPWGKVVLETPLFRRLALVRPLRLAKKSTFYVRYGDIFAKSCLASLGLFLVLGYWKVHQTKKMEG, encoded by the coding sequence ATGAGACATCATAAACTTTCGATTCAGCACATTTGTCTGGCTCTTCTGTCCGGAGGACTGCTCACGCTGGCCTTTCCCCGGTTTAATATTTCGATCCTGGCCTGGGTCGGGCTGGTGCCGCTGCTTTTTGCCCTGGAGAGGGCATCTTCGCTGCGGTCATCCTTTGCCCTTGGATGGATTTGCGGTTTAGCCTATTTTGGGGGAACGCTGTATTGGGTCGCTGAAACCATGGCCGTCTACGGCCACATAGTGCTCTGGCAGAGTGTGCTTATTTCACTGGCACTGGTAAGCTATCTGTCGTTATACATTGGAGGGTTTGCCCTGCTCCGGAACTGGCTCCGCCGTTTTTTTCCCCCAATGCTCGCTCTGGTAATCGCCCCGTTGATCTGGACATCTCTGGAATTTCTCCGCGCCCATCTCCTGACCGGTTTCCCCTGGTCCACCTTGGGCTACTCCCAGTATTCTCACTTACAACTTGTTCAATTTTCAGACATAACCGGAATTTACGGGGTATCGTTTGTCCTCACTCTGGTCAACAGCGGCCTGGCTGTCCTCCTGGAATATATTCTGGCCAGAAGAGCGAAAGGCAGTGCGGTCAGCTTCACCTCGGCCATGGGTGCCTTTGTGATCCTCGTGACCGTGATCGGTCTGATTGAGGGCTATGGGGCATATAAATTGCATTCCCGCAAATTGCAGGCAGAAGATGTTTTGAGCGTTGGCATTATTCAGGGGAATATTCCTCAGGAGGAAAAGTGGGACCACAGGCTGCAGGACCTTGTGTATGGTTCCTATCAATCCCTGACTCTTCTGGCTGCCGAGCAGAAACCGGATATCATCATCTGGCCTGAAACATCCGCTCCCTTTATTAACGAGCAGTACGGAGAGTATCTGGAGCGCATCTCTCCCCTGGTGCAAAAGGCAAAAGTTGCGATGGTGGTCGGAAGCCCCCGGATCGAGAGGGAGAGCACAGGCAAGGTACAGCTCAAGAACAGCGCCTTCCTTCTTGCTCCCGATGGAAAAATTGTGGATTATTATGATAAAATACACTTAGTCCCGTTTGGCGAGTATCTCCCTCTGGGAGAGATACTGTCCCACCTGGGAACCGTGGTTAATGAGGTCGGTGAGTTCAGCCCTGGTGACCGATACACTACTTTTCACCTCGGTCAATGGCGCTTTGGGCTGGTTATCTGTTATGAGGTGATTTTTCCCGACTTGTTTCGGGAATTTGCCCGGCAGGGGGTGAATTTTATGGTCAATATTACCAATGATGCCTGGTTCGATCAAAGCTCTGCCCCGTATCAGCATTTTTCGATGGCTGTCTTCCGGGCTATTGAAAATGGAGTAAGCGTCGTGCGGGTAGCTAACAGCGGCATTTCCGGTTTTATCGATCCCTGGGGCAAGGTTGTGCTGGAGACACCGCTTTTTCGCCGGCTGGCCCTGGTCAGACCCTTGCGGCTTGCGAAAAAAAGTACTTTTTATGTTCGATATGGAGATATTTTTGCCAAATCCTGCCTGGCTTCTCTTGGCCTTTTCCTGGTTTTGGGATATTGGAAAGTCCATCAAACGAAAAAAATGGAGGGATAA
- the pgsA gene encoding CDP-diacylglycerol--glycerol-3-phosphate 3-phosphatidyltransferase, with protein MALNMNTANKLTIFRIVLIPFFVILLIYHNITAALLIFGLASVTDATDGLIARRWNQKTRLGTFLDPMADKALLVTSFITLAVLHLLPTWLAVITISRDIIIVLGALIVYILTGNLNFSPTILGKMTTMVQILTVLVVLIGYHLQRVSSCLPAFVWLTAGITVASGFQYLYIGMEMLNETS; from the coding sequence ATGGCACTGAACATGAATACTGCCAATAAGCTGACGATTTTCAGGATCGTGTTGATACCTTTTTTCGTGATTCTGCTGATATACCATAATATTACCGCTGCCCTGCTCATCTTTGGTCTGGCCAGTGTAACCGATGCCACGGACGGACTTATCGCCCGCAGATGGAATCAGAAGACCCGACTGGGCACATTTCTGGACCCCATGGCCGATAAGGCCCTGTTGGTTACTTCCTTCATTACCCTGGCTGTTTTGCACCTTTTGCCGACCTGGCTGGCAGTCATTACCATCTCGAGGGATATTATCATCGTACTTGGGGCTCTGATTGTTTATATTCTGACCGGAAACCTCAATTTTTCTCCCACGATTCTGGGAAAGATGACGACCATGGTACAAATCCTGACCGTTCTGGTTGTCCTGATAGGGTATCACCTTCAGCGGGTCAGCTCCTGTCTTCCGGCATTTGTCTGGCTGACCGCCGGTATTACCGTTGCTTCCGGCTTCCAATACCTTTATATCGGCATGGAAATGTTGAATGAGACATCATAA
- the yidD gene encoding membrane protein insertion efficiency factor YidD, translated as MLCCWLLIFRVLAGCLSGSPKAYAASDPMRQPWPARSASVRLSAQAAPGDKYRAISESGFFQEQLLLVLRFFQVFISPADGDRCPMFPSCSQYGVEAIRRYGPFRGVILTSDRLLRCGREADYPLVRSRGEYRFFDPLEGNVLWH; from the coding sequence ATGCTGTGCTGCTGGCTGTTGATCTTCCGGGTACTGGCAGGATGCCTTTCCGGGAGTCCAAAGGCTTATGCCGCATCAGACCCGATGCGCCAGCCGTGGCCAGCCAGGTCTGCATCTGTGCGGCTTTCCGCCCAGGCCGCACCAGGGGACAAATACCGGGCAATTTCTGAAAGCGGCTTCTTTCAGGAGCAACTCCTCCTGGTGTTGCGGTTCTTTCAGGTTTTTATCTCACCAGCAGACGGGGATCGCTGTCCCATGTTCCCTTCATGCTCACAGTATGGGGTGGAGGCCATCCGCCGCTATGGGCCCTTTCGGGGAGTAATTCTCACTTCAGACCGTCTCCTGCGGTGTGGACGGGAAGCTGACTATCCGCTGGTCCGAAGCCGGGGGGAATACCGGTTTTTCGATCCACTGGAAGGCAACGTACTATGGCACTGA
- a CDS encoding integration host factor subunit alpha — protein sequence MTKEDIIKNVWAELNISNKQARDVVEAVFTTLKNVLANGDQVEIRGFGKFIIREKNTRIGRNPRTGKEAEITARKVVTFKPSKIFRNTVN from the coding sequence ATGACCAAAGAAGATATCATTAAAAATGTCTGGGCTGAACTAAATATCAGCAACAAACAAGCGAGAGATGTGGTGGAGGCGGTCTTTACTACCCTGAAAAATGTTCTGGCCAACGGAGACCAGGTGGAAATCCGCGGATTCGGTAAATTCATCATCCGGGAAAAAAATACCCGAATCGGCAGAAACCCCCGGACAGGGAAAGAAGCGGAAATTACCGCCAGGAAGGTTGTGACCTTCAAACCATCAAAAATTTTCAGAAATACAGTAAATTAA